The Pyrus communis chromosome 9, drPyrComm1.1, whole genome shotgun sequence genome has a segment encoding these proteins:
- the LOC137745227 gene encoding myosin-binding protein 7-like, which yields MDSEAFPSSRPTVKCCNCECSCSLVSVSSGGTWLRSVKRKYGEFEDGNRFFIPGIELYYNARVQMENECVALRETLSSQQNTIQDLYTELDEERNASSSAANEAMSMILRLQGEKAEIQMEARQFKCFVEEKMAHDQQELLALEDLLYKREQAIQALTCEVQAYKHRMMSYGLTESEVEGENGSFSRIQSVGDFEAQYELPTTPTYEYPPLKCKINETQGALECDDDADIEKYAFDESPRGREHLRNLESRLHQMERSPGGSPMGGDFSGSKNIFEKVVVGHSPRRSRHSGRHSSDSPVYTVKETGPDFAESPRYNSSFRKADYVSQSEDYPNTRKFDNISEVGDDTSDRIYTIDSVHNGAPCNGYREVKSGVTSRGLTGPDFEDPDVMKLYMRLQALEADRESMRQAMLSMRTDKAQLVLLKEIAQHLCKDMSPEKQMIVKKPSPVRSFSFMSVFKWIMSFVFWRRRARRSKHMFGLSANVGLLMLLDKGPHVRQWRCLTSTQV from the exons ATGGATTCAGAAGCATTTCCATCCTCAAGGCCGACGGTGAAATGTTGTAATTGTGAATGTAGTTGTTCGTTGGTGAGTGTTTCTTCAGGGGGGACTTGGCTTCGGTCTGTAAAGAGAAAGTATGGCGAGTTTGAGGATGGTAACCGTTTCTTTATACCCGGGATTGAACTTTATTATAATGCACGAGTCCAAATGGAGAACGAATGTGTTGCACTACGCGAGACGCTTAGTAGCCAGCAGAACACGATACAGGATTTGTATACTGAGCTGGACGAGGAGAGGAATGCTTCATCATCCGCTGCCAATGAGGCTATGTCAATGATATTGAGGTTGCAGGGGGAGAAGGCTGAAATACAGATGGAGGCCCGGCAATTCAAGTGTTTCGTTGAGGAGAAGATGGCACATGACCAGCAGGAGCTTTTGGCACTGGAAGATTTGCTGTATAAGAGAGAACAGGCGATTCAGGCACTCACGTGTGAAGTGCAGGCCTATAAGCATAGAATGATGAGTTATGGGCTCACGGAGTCTGAGGTGGAGGGTGAGAATGGTTCCTTTAGCCGTATCCAGAGTGTGGGTGACTTTGAAGCCCAGTATGAACTTCCGACAACGCCCACATATGAATACCCACCTTTGAAATGTAAAATAAATGAGACGCAAGGTGCGTTGGAGTGCGATGATGATGCAGATATTGAGAAATATGCATTTGATGAGAGCCCTCGTGGGAGAGAGCATTTGAGAAATTTGGAAAGCAGGCTCCATCAGATGGAGAGGAGTCCGGGCGGCAGTCCGATGGGAGGGGATTTTTCTGGTTCCAAGAACATTTTTGAAAAGGTGGTGGTTGGCCATTCTCCTCGGCGGTCAAGACATTCCGGAAGACATTCAAGTGACTCACCTGTGTATACGGTTAAAGAAACTGGTCCAGATTTTGCTGAATCTCCTAGATATAACAGCAGCTTCAGGAAGGCAGACTATGTCTCACAGTCTGAGGACTACCCAAACACAAGAAAGTTTGATAATATATCAGAAGTTGGAGACGACACGAGTGACAGAATTTATACCATTGACTCTGTTCACAACGGAGCACCTTGCAATGGTTATAGAGAAGTCAAATCGGGAGTAACTTCGAGGGGACTGACTGGGCCTGATTTTGAGGATCCTGATGTCATGAAGCTCTATATGAGGCTTCAGGCACTTGAGGCTGACAGGGAGTCAATGAGGCAGGCAATGCTTTCGATGCGAACGGATAAAGCTCAACTGGTATTGCTTAAAGAAATAGCTCAACATTTGTGTAAAGATATGTCACCAGAGAAACAAATGATTGTAAAGAAACCATCTCCCGTTAGAAGCTTTTCTTTCATGTCTGTTTTTAAG TGGATCATGTCCTTTGTTTTCTGGAGAAGGAGGGCGCGCCGAAGCAA GCATATGTTTGGGCTATCAGCCAATGTGGGTTTGCTTATGCTTCTAGACAAGGGTCCCCATGTAAGGCAGTGGAGATGTCTTACAAGTACACAAGTGTAA
- the LOC137745587 gene encoding arginine-specific demethylase JMJ22-like: MLSCKTLLSQRTKSIRKKKKTKTKTKSKNKKTTKSVSTKQNPISKNYQELEEEEEDEDFEEGFNLKASAPSSSHGVQPLGNLYLSPGSVNSRNTGLGNLQTLSDELVLEILGLLGGTHLGVLATVSRSFYVFANHETLWRNLVLDDLKGRLLYNGSWKSTYIAAHCPSFDVSSIRVSGLRVRDFYSDYLFQSWLCANLEMKPEWLERDNIIRRRGISVEEFISDFEEPNKPVLLEGCMDNWVALAKWDRDYLVQLCSDVQFLVGPVLMKLGDYFRYADQAREERPLYLFDPKFGEKVATLGSEYEVPVYFREDLFGVLGKERPDYRWIIIGPAGSGSSFHIDPNSTSAWNAVITGSKKWVLFPPDVVPPGVHPSPDGAEVACPVSIIEWFMNFYGATKTWKKKPIECICKAGEVIFVPRGWWHLVINLEESIAITQNYVSRRNLLNVLDFLKRPNASTLVSGTRDRVNLYDKFKNAIEASFPGTIDLLTLKAEEKNAQQKKSSFWDSVTDSQAGAFKFSF; the protein is encoded by the exons ATGCTTAGCTGCAAAACCCTATTGTCCCAAAGGACCAAATCCatcaggaagaagaagaaaaccaaaaccaaaaccaaatccaaaaacaagaaaacaaccaAATCTGTATCCACAAAACAAAACCCCATTTCCAAAAACTACCAAGAattagaggaagaagaagaagatgaagattttGAAGAAGGTTTCAATCTCAAGGCCTCAGCTCCATCGAGCTCCCATGGAGTTCAGCCACTGGGCAATCTCTACCTCAGCCCAGGTTCTGTCAACTCAAGGAACACTGGATTAGGTAATCTCCAAACCCTATCAGATGAGCTTGTTCTTGAGATTTTGGGGCTTTTGGGTGGGACCCACTTGGGGGTTTTGGCCACTGTGAGCAgatctttttatgtttttgcaaATCATGAAACCCTCTGGAGGAACCTTGTGTTGGATGATCTAAAGGGTAGGCTTTTGTATAATGGGTCTTGGAAATCTACTTACATTGCTGCTCATTGCCCTTCGTTTGATGTGTCAAGTATCCGTGTTTCGGGTTTGAGAGTTAGGGACTTTTATTCTGACTATCTCTTCCAGAGCTGGCTTTGTGCCAATCTTGAGATGAAACCCGAGTGGCTTGAAAGGGATAATATAATCAGGAGAAGGGGAATTTCGGTTGAGGAGTTCATTTCAGATTTTGAGGAACCGAATAAGCCGGTGCTGTTGGAAGGGTGTATGGATAACTGGGTTGCATTGGCGAAATGGGATAGGGATTATTTAGTTCAATTGTGTAGTGATGTTCAATTTTTGGTTGGGCCAGTGCTGATGAAGCTTGGGGACTATTTTCGATATGCTGATCAGGCGAGGGAAGAGAGGCCTCTGTATTTATTTGACCCAAAATTCGGAGAAAAAGTTGCAACTTTGGGTTCTGAATACGAAGTTCCGGTGTACTTTAGGGAGGActtatttggtgttttgggcAAAGAGAGGCCAGATTATAGATGGATAATAATTGGACCAGCTGGGTCAGGTTCATCATTCCACATTGATCCTAATTCGACTTCTGCTTGGAATGCAGTGATCACGGGGTCAAAGAAGTGGGTGTTGTTTCCTCCTGATGTGGTTCCTCCCGGGGTGCATCCCAGTCCAGATGGAGCTGAGGTGGCATGTCCTGTTTCAATAATTGAATGGTTCATGAACTTCTATGGTGCAACAAAGACTTGGAAGAAGAAACCCATTGAATGCATTTGTAAGGCTGGGGAGGTGATTTTTGTACCTCGTGGATGGTGGCATCTGGTGATCAACTTGGAGGAATCAATTGCCATTACACAGAATTATGTTAGCAG GAGAAATTTGTTGAACGTCTTGGATTTTCTTAAGAGGCCAAATGCCAGCACTCTGGTATCCGGAACCAGAGATCGAGTGAATTTGTATGACAAGTTTAAAAATGCCATTGAGGCTTCTTTTCCCGGAACTATCGATCTCCTGACTCTGAAAGCAGAGGAGAAGAATGCCCAGCAGAAAAAATCATCCTTCTGGGATTCAGTTACGGATTCACAGGCCGGTGCTTTCAAGTTCTCTTTCTAG
- the LOC137744635 gene encoding uncharacterized protein — protein MPLCRSKLEQVTPDVLVELSEMEKQNFGQTRRLSSSSDIDNTPESLLVFNGNKDVHGVFDILLNYRSLLTALVVMDVPVLYSPVPFQNAAISSPEIKCTELKRADHIVAPKKTTTKDDGSMQGSSAGLCSSVEIKDAYLPPWIICSLCALLGSEGRSFEASFMNEPSSIGLNVAVEAVHEKSDRPDAPAEELHKSSSTFGIPEAIVTPHLHLGFLKTLKFSNGCYSASLSPTLEAD, from the exons ATGCCTCTTTGCCGTTCTAAACTAGAGCAAGTCACTCCAGATGTTCTTGTTGAGCTCTCAGAGATGGAGAAACAGAATTTTGGCCAG ACACGGCGCTTGAGTTCCTCTTCTGATATAGATAATACCCCAGAATCATTGCTAGTTTTCAATGGCAATAAAGATGTACATGGAGTGTTcgatattttgttaaattatag GTCGTTGTTGACTGCTTTAGTGGTAATGGATGTCCCTGTATTATATTCACCTGTGCCGTTTCAGAATGCTGCCATTTCTTCTCCAGAG ATTAAATGCACGGAATTGAAAAGAGCAGACCATATTGTTGCTCCCAAAAAGACCACCACAAAAGATGATGGATCCATGCAAGGCTCATCAGCTGGTCTCTGCTCGAGTGTTGAAATTAAGGATGCATATCTTCCACCATGGATTATTTGCAGCCTATGTGCCCTTTTGGGTTCTGAAGGGAGAAGCTTTGAGGCGAG CTTTATGAACGAACCTTCATCAATCGGGTTGAATGTTGCTGTAGAAGCAGTTCATGAGAAATCTGATCGTCCTGATGCGCCAGCTGAAGAGTTGCACAAAAGCTCCTCTACTTTTGGTATTCCAGAAGCCATCGTTACGCCTCACTTGCATTTGGGtttcttgaaaactttgaagtTCTCAAATGGTTGTTATTCAGCTTCCCTTTCTCCTACCTTAGAAGCCGACTAG
- the LOC137746328 gene encoding uncharacterized protein codes for MAMVAPPGSLPPTSLKIGGGTSTVKRKTPSQLRGEQRMNAVEISDESPAPLLGSTNEAENGQKKQELSRNPRYIDIRMDEVYPAKKSRFKILSGKENAKESNSMEKPSTVKNLSLLSNLASKRKHQLSGPQTVDSAEHTEEGAAKVFRTIEKCSQTTFRSVTELSSGGDRLSDFAAVDVDKALKGIDAQESTIGSSAYISERSGNPTSPGFSDFCLPDGKVPLDFTLKSSMRVVSSSPVNWIHRTIACGAYTSMPNLKFQSDHYQDQNMSRGSGFISNSQVISSKQLYSWVYPQSTLPPSLIQVLTSSTAEGVETEFLRKRQVAWDDSFQSLYYMLRNGTCDIFYVCTPYFVVMFTACNVSVGSKRISNAYISQSTRAIRSLLREHDVSFSMPLCRSKVEQVTPDVLVELSEMEKQNFGQTRRLSSSSDIDNTPESLLVFNGNKDVHGVFDILLNYRSLLTALVVMDVPVLYSPVPFQNAAISSPEIKCAELKRTDTTTKDDGSMQGSSAGLCSSVEIKDAYLPPWIICSLCALLGSEGRSFEASFMNEPSSIGLNVAVEAVHEKSDRPDAPAEDLHKSSSTFGIPEAIVTPHLHLGFLKTLKFSNGCYSASLSPTLEAD; via the exons ATGGCGATGGTTGCTCCACCCGGTTCTCTGCCTCCCACTTCTCTGAAGATTGGTGGTGGGACTTCAACAGTCAAGAGAAAGACACCATCTCAATTGAGA GGAGAGCAGCGGATGAATGCTGTGGAGATAAGTGATGAATCTCCagctcctttgcttggttctacAAA TGAAGCGGAAAACGGGCAAAAGAAACAAGAACTGTCAAGGAATCCTAGATACATTGACATTCGTATGGATGAAGTTTACCCTGCAAAAAAATCTAGGTTCAAGATACTCTCTGGAAAAGAGAATGCTAAG GAAAGTAATTCAATGGAGAAACCTAGCACTGTGAAGAATCTTTCCTTGCTTTCTAATTTGGCTTCCAAGAGGAAACACCAACTTTCTGG TCCCCAAACTGTAGATTCTGCTGAACATACTGAAGAAGGCGCGGCAAAAGTTTTTCGAACCATTGAAAAGTGTAGTCAAACTACTTTCCGTAGTGTTACTGAGCTTTCATCAGGCGGTGACAGATTATCGGACTTTGCAGCTGTCGATGTG GATAAAGCTTTAAAAGGAATAGATGCCCAGGAATCTACAATTGGCTCATCTGCTTATATTTCTGAAAGAAGTGGCAATCCTACATCACCTGGTTTCAGCGACTTTTGCTTGCCTGATGGAAAGGTTCCTCTGGATTTTACTTTGAAAAGTAGTATGCGGGTGGTGTCCTCTTCCCCAGTGAATTG GATTCATAGGACAATAGCGTGCGGTGCCTACACTAGTATGCCGAATCTCAAGTTCCAATCCGATCATTATCAGGATCAAAATATGAGCCGTGGCTCAGGGTTCATATCTAATTCCCAAGTCATTAGTTCTAAACAATTATATTCGTGGGTTTACCCTCAATCTACCTTACCGCCTTCTCTCATACAAGTTTTGACATCATCAACAGCTGAGGGAG TGGAAACAGAATTCTTGAGAAAACGACAGGTAGCATGGGATGACTCATTTCAGAGTCTATACTACATGCTTCGTAATGGTACCTGTGATATCTTTTATG TGTGTACTCCATATTTTGTGGTAATGTTCACGGCTTGTAATGTCTCTGTGGGCTCAAAACGCATCAGCAATGCTTATATCTCCCAGTCAACAAGAGCCATACGATCATTGTTAAGAGAGCAT GATGTTTCTTTCTCTATGCCTCTTTGCCGTTCTAAAGTAGAGCAAGTCACTCCAGATGTTCTTGTTGAGCTCTCAGAGATGGAGAAACAGAATTTTGGCCAG ACACGGCGCTTGAGTTCCTCTTCTGATATAGATAATACCCCAGAATCATTGCTAGTTTTCAATGGCAATAAAGATGTACATGGAGTGTTcgatattttgttaaattatag GTCGTTGTTGACTGCTTTAGTGGTAATGGATGTCCCTGTATTATATTCACCTGTGCCGTTTCAGAATGCTGCCATTTCTTCTCCAGAG ATTAAATGCGCGGAATTGAAAAGAACAGACACCACCACAAAAGATGATGGATCCATGCAAGGCTCATCTGCTGGTCTCTGCTCGAGTGTTGAAATTAAGGATGCATATCTTCCACCATGGATTATTTGCAGCCTATGTGCCCTTTTGGGTTCTGAAGGGAGAAGCTTTGAGGCGAG CTTTATGAACGAACCTTCATCAATCGGGTTGAATGTTGCTGTAGAAGCAGTTCATGAGAAATCTGATCGTCCTGATGCGCCAGCTGAAGACTTGCACAAAAGCTCCTCTACTTTTGGTATTCCAGAAGCCATCGTTACGCCTCACTTGCATTTGGGtttcttgaaaactttgaagtTCTCAAATGGTTGTTATTCAGCTTCCCTTTCTCCTACCTTAGAAGCCGACTAG
- the LOC137744543 gene encoding protein MKS1-like: MKSLRRHLELQGPRPAPLMVSKNSQKVMKKKPVVVYLISPKIIHVQPEEFMGLVQRLTGNNNNQGCRASKVIKISVANSQSCSSSSTTSCSINQEAFVRESREKHNNNRAHEFNGDRVPFGIPTTTTSNFAEIF; the protein is encoded by the coding sequence ATGAAGTCCTTAAGAAGGCATTTGGAGTTGCAGGGTCCAAGGCCTGCACCTCTTATGGTGAGCAAGAATTCACAGAAGGTGATGAAGAAGAAGCCAGTCGTAGTATATCTCATCTCACCCAAGATTATTCATGTCCAACCTGAAGAGTTTATGGGTTTGGTTCAACGGCTCACTGGCAACAATAATAATCAAGGTTGTCGAGCATCCAAGGTTATTAAAATTAGTGTTGCTAATTCCCAGTCttgctcttcttcttccacaactTCTTGTTCGATCAACCAAGAAGCTTTCGTAAGGGAGAGCCGAGAGAAGCACAACAATAATAGGGCACATGAGTTCAATGGTGATCGTGTGCCTTTTGGAATACCTACTACAACAACTTCCAACTTTGCTGAAATATTCTAG